A genome region from Corynebacterium uberis includes the following:
- a CDS encoding antibiotic biosynthesis monooxygenase family protein, whose protein sequence is MSIVKINALTVPEGQGEVVEQRFTQRKHAVDASPGFEGFQLLRPVAGDDRYFVVTWWKDEESYANWRDNEAPATHGHDKPEGERPAPAATKAQLLEFEVVLDSRE, encoded by the coding sequence ATGAGCATCGTGAAGATCAACGCCCTGACCGTGCCCGAAGGCCAAGGTGAGGTTGTCGAGCAGCGCTTCACCCAGCGCAAGCACGCGGTCGACGCCTCCCCCGGTTTTGAAGGCTTCCAACTGCTGCGCCCCGTCGCCGGCGATGACCGCTACTTTGTGGTCACCTGGTGGAAGGACGAGGAGTCCTACGCCAACTGGCGCGACAATGAGGCCCCCGCCACCCACGGCCATGACAAGCCCGAAGGCGAGCGCCCCGCCCCCGCGGCCACCAAGGCCCAGCTGTTGGAGTTCGAGGTGGTGCTGGACTCGCGCGAGTAG
- a CDS encoding DUF1846 domain-containing protein: protein MPHGFNREKYIELQSHHISQRRAELDGKLYLEMGGKLFDDLHASRVLPGFTPDNKIAMLENIADQVEILVCVNAKDLKRQKVRADLGIPYEEDALRLVDVFRERGFVVNNVVVTQLEDDNHLALDFIARVEKLGLTVARHRVIPGYPTDTARIISDDGFGRNDFVHTTRDLVVVTAPGPGSGKLATCLSQVYHEYKRGGKAGYAKFETFPIWNLPLEHPVNLAYEAATADLEDINVIDPFHLGAYGDRVTSYNRDVEVFPLLRSMLETIAGGSPYQSPTDMGVNMAGYCIDDDEVCREAARQEIIRRYYKALVDERRTEADPVISGRIALVMSRAGATTADRSVVAPAVELAASTGQPAAALALPDGRLITGKTTELLGCCSGMLLNALKALAGIDRDVKLLSPASIEPIQTLKTQHLGSRNPRLHTDEVLIALSVSAAESEEARRALAQLKNLAGCDCHTTTILGSVDEGIFRNLGVLVTSEPKYQRKAFYRKR, encoded by the coding sequence ATGCCGCACGGATTTAATCGTGAGAAGTACATCGAGCTACAGTCGCACCATATTTCGCAACGGCGCGCGGAGCTTGATGGCAAGCTATATTTGGAAATGGGGGGAAAGCTTTTCGACGATCTCCACGCCTCCCGCGTGCTGCCCGGGTTCACCCCCGACAATAAGATTGCGATGCTAGAAAACATCGCTGACCAGGTGGAAATCCTGGTGTGCGTCAATGCGAAGGACCTCAAGCGCCAAAAGGTTCGCGCCGATTTGGGTATTCCCTATGAAGAGGACGCGCTGCGCCTGGTGGATGTTTTCCGGGAGCGCGGATTTGTGGTGAATAATGTGGTGGTCACCCAGCTTGAAGATGACAATCACCTGGCGCTCGATTTCATTGCGCGCGTGGAAAAGCTGGGGCTTACCGTGGCTCGACACCGTGTTATTCCCGGTTATCCCACCGATACCGCGCGCATTATCAGCGATGACGGTTTTGGCCGCAATGATTTCGTGCACACCACCCGTGACCTGGTGGTTGTTACCGCACCGGGGCCCGGCTCCGGCAAATTGGCCACCTGTCTGAGCCAGGTTTATCACGAATACAAGCGCGGCGGGAAAGCCGGATACGCCAAATTTGAAACCTTCCCTATTTGGAATCTGCCCCTGGAGCACCCGGTCAACCTGGCCTATGAGGCCGCGACCGCGGACCTGGAGGACATTAACGTCATCGACCCGTTCCACCTGGGGGCCTACGGGGACCGCGTGACCAGCTATAACCGCGACGTGGAGGTGTTCCCGCTGCTGCGTTCCATGCTGGAGACCATTGCCGGCGGCAGCCCCTACCAGTCCCCCACGGACATGGGGGTGAACATGGCGGGTTACTGCATCGATGATGATGAGGTGTGCCGTGAGGCGGCCCGCCAGGAGATCATCCGCCGCTATTACAAGGCGTTGGTGGATGAGCGCCGCACTGAGGCTGATCCGGTGATCTCCGGGCGCATCGCCCTGGTGATGAGTCGCGCTGGCGCCACCACGGCCGACCGGTCCGTGGTTGCTCCCGCGGTGGAGCTTGCCGCGTCTACCGGGCAGCCCGCCGCTGCCCTTGCGCTTCCCGACGGCCGCCTCATCACCGGCAAAACGACCGAACTACTCGGGTGCTGTTCGGGCATGCTGCTCAATGCGCTCAAGGCGCTGGCCGGCATTGATCGGGACGTCAAGCTGCTCTCCCCCGCCTCCATCGAGCCGATCCAGACGCTGAAAACCCAGCACCTGGGTTCCCGAAACCCGCGGCTGCATACCGATGAGGTGCTCATCGCCCTGTCCGTTTCCGCGGCGGAGTCGGAGGAAGCGCGCCGGGCGTTGGCGCAGCTGAAGAACCTTGCTGGCTGCGACTGCCACACCACCACCATCCTGGGGTCGGTGGACGAGGGCATTTTCCGCAACCTCGGCGTGTTGGTCACCAGCGAGCCGAAGTATCAACGCAAAGCGTTCTACCGTAAGCGCTAG
- a CDS encoding DoxX family protein → MSTTLEKLSPLVISLYRIAIGLIFMLYGTGALLGWPAPEHAPELFAWPGWWAAVIQLVGGALLVLGLFTRSAAFVSAGSMAVAYFWMHQPDGLTPQENGGVASALLCWALFLLVFIGAGTISIDRILTQKHRDVTVEA, encoded by the coding sequence ATGTCAACAACTCTGGAGAAGCTGTCTCCCCTTGTCATTTCCCTGTACCGCATCGCCATCGGCCTGATCTTCATGCTCTACGGCACCGGCGCGCTGCTCGGCTGGCCCGCCCCGGAGCACGCCCCGGAGCTATTCGCCTGGCCGGGCTGGTGGGCCGCGGTGATTCAGCTCGTCGGCGGCGCGCTGTTGGTGCTGGGCCTGTTTACGCGGTCGGCCGCGTTTGTGTCTGCCGGTTCCATGGCGGTGGCGTATTTCTGGATGCACCAGCCAGATGGTTTGACTCCGCAGGAAAACGGCGGTGTGGCTTCGGCGTTGTTGTGCTGGGCGTTGTTCCTGTTGGTGTTCATTGGGGCGGGCACGATTTCTATTGATCGGATTCTGACGCAGAAGCATCGGGATGTGACCGTCGAGGCCTAG
- the dps gene encoding DNA starvation/stationary phase protection protein Dps, with protein MSNFTIPGINPNDAKKLIDALQERLTDYNDLHLILKHAHWNVVGENFIAVHEMLDPQVELVRGFADELAERIAALGGEPIGTPAGHVEGRTPLAYDLNRGTTQQHIAALNDVYTKVIEGVRDAQAEAGEIDAMTEDIYVGQSRELEQFQWFLRSHLQDENGNI; from the coding sequence ATGAGCAACTTCACCATTCCCGGAATCAACCCCAACGACGCCAAGAAGCTGATCGACGCCCTGCAGGAGCGCCTGACCGACTACAACGACCTGCACCTGATCCTCAAGCACGCGCACTGGAACGTCGTCGGCGAAAACTTCATCGCCGTCCACGAGATGCTCGACCCCCAGGTCGAACTAGTCCGCGGTTTCGCCGACGAACTTGCCGAGCGCATCGCCGCCCTCGGTGGCGAGCCCATTGGCACCCCCGCCGGCCACGTCGAAGGCCGCACCCCCCTGGCTTACGACCTCAACCGCGGCACCACCCAGCAGCACATCGCCGCACTCAACGACGTCTACACCAAGGTCATCGAGGGCGTGCGCGACGCCCAGGCCGAGGCCGGCGAGATCGACGCCATGACCGAAGACATCTACGTGGGTCAGTCCCGCGAGCTGGAGCAGTTCCAGTGGTTCCTGCGCTCTCACCTGCAGGATGAGAACGGCAACATCTAA